A part of Anabas testudineus chromosome 7, fAnaTes1.2, whole genome shotgun sequence genomic DNA contains:
- the LOC117152869 gene encoding metabotropic glutamate receptor 7-like, whose protein sequence is MARSDVRVKLGSVWRVFWLVRTVVDFALAQETYAPHSIRTEGHLTLGGLFPVHARGADGTPCGDLKKENGIQRLEAMMYALDQINQDEQLLPNITLGARVLDTCSRDTYALEQSLTFVQALITKDTSDVRCTNGEPPVFVKPEKVVGVIGASASSVSIMVANILRLFQASL, encoded by the coding sequence ATGGCTCGTTCCGACGTGCGCGTAAAGCTGGGCTCTGTGTGGAGAGTGTTTTGGCTCGTGAGGACTGTGGTGGATTTCGCGCTTGCTCAGGAGACTTATGCCCCACATTCAATCCGGACTGAGGGGCACCTGACCCTCGGTGGACTTTTCCCGGTGCACGCCAGAGGAGCCGACGGCACGCCGTGCGGAGACCTCAAAAAGGAGAACGGTATCCAGCGGCTTGAGGCCATGATGTACGCGCTGGACCAAATTAACCAGGACGAGCAACTCCTACCCAACATCACCTTAGGCGCTCGGGTGCTGGACACTTGTTCGAGGGATACCTACGCGCTGGAGCAGTCTTTAACTTTCGTTCAAGCCCTGATCACGAAGGACACCTCCGACGTGAGGTGCACCAATGGGGAGCCACCGGTGTTTGTCAAGCCTGAAAAAGTGGTGGGAGTCATCGGAGCCTCTGCGAGTTCAGTATCGATTATGGTTGCCAACATCCTACGCCTCTTTCAGGCAAGTCTCTGA